The Halobacterium litoreum genome includes a region encoding these proteins:
- a CDS encoding AMP-dependent synthetase/ligase, producing MNFREAEREYEDDTIARETLPRTFEAAAARHTDRPAQGYKGGVYDRTLTPDVLPPAPDGDFEDVTYGEMRDIVRNLAAGFRDLGVEAGDRVGMFAHTRMEWAQCDFGVLAAGGAVTTVYASSSPRQVKHLLGDSGAVGVVVENEELLARVREVEDDLDLEFVVTMDHVADGDAIPLSEVYERGRETYDRETYESWVDATEYDDLASLIYTSGTTGQPKGVALTHENFRENVNQCRKRFGPRPDKQGLPAITPDDRHVSFLPLAHVFERLSGHYLMFTTGAHVCYAESPDTLQEDFGLFEPTTGTSVPRVYEKLYDAVRDQATESPTKERIFEWATDVGREYHETDDPGLLLRGKRAVADKLVFQKVRNALGGEIEFFISGGGSLSADLCALYHGMGLPILEGYGLTETSPVISVNPPERPQVGTIGPPLPETEIAVDSSVASPEQRDRYDGRVGELIVRGPQVFDGYWNLPEASDEAFVEKDGSEWFRTGDVVEVREDDYVRFLERAKQLLTLSTGKNVAPGPIEDAFAASPLVEQCMVVGDGHKFVSALIVPNVDGIRKWADAEGIELPEERQALCRDDRVKERIQREVDDVNGNFESYEQIKQFRLVGTEFTEDNDMLTPTMKKKRRNILDRFADDIGDIYAE from the coding sequence ATGAACTTCCGCGAGGCGGAACGCGAGTACGAGGACGACACCATCGCACGGGAGACACTCCCTCGCACGTTCGAGGCGGCCGCCGCGCGCCACACGGACCGCCCCGCCCAGGGGTACAAGGGCGGCGTCTACGACCGCACGCTCACGCCGGACGTACTTCCGCCGGCGCCCGACGGCGACTTCGAGGACGTGACCTACGGCGAGATGCGGGACATCGTGCGGAACCTCGCGGCGGGGTTCCGCGACCTCGGCGTCGAAGCCGGCGACCGCGTCGGGATGTTCGCCCACACGCGCATGGAGTGGGCGCAGTGTGACTTCGGCGTGCTCGCCGCGGGCGGCGCCGTCACCACCGTCTACGCCAGTTCCAGCCCCCGGCAGGTCAAACACTTGCTCGGGGACAGCGGCGCGGTCGGCGTCGTCGTGGAGAACGAGGAACTGCTCGCCCGCGTCCGCGAGGTCGAGGACGACCTCGACCTGGAGTTCGTCGTCACCATGGACCACGTCGCCGACGGCGACGCCATCCCGCTCTCGGAGGTGTACGAGCGCGGCCGCGAGACCTACGACCGCGAGACCTACGAGTCGTGGGTGGACGCCACCGAGTACGACGACCTCGCGAGCCTCATCTACACGTCGGGCACCACCGGCCAACCGAAGGGCGTCGCGCTCACCCACGAGAACTTCCGGGAGAACGTCAACCAGTGCCGGAAGCGCTTCGGGCCGCGACCCGACAAGCAGGGTCTGCCCGCGATTACGCCCGACGACCGACACGTCTCCTTCCTCCCGCTCGCGCACGTCTTCGAGCGCCTCTCCGGCCACTACCTGATGTTCACCACCGGCGCGCACGTCTGTTACGCCGAGTCGCCGGACACCCTCCAGGAGGACTTCGGGCTGTTCGAACCGACGACGGGGACGAGCGTCCCGCGCGTCTACGAGAAACTGTACGACGCCGTCCGCGACCAGGCCACCGAGTCCCCGACGAAAGAACGCATCTTCGAGTGGGCGACCGACGTCGGCCGCGAGTACCACGAGACCGACGACCCCGGCCTGCTCCTGCGCGGGAAGCGCGCCGTCGCGGACAAACTCGTCTTCCAGAAGGTCCGGAACGCGCTCGGCGGCGAAATCGAGTTCTTCATCTCCGGCGGCGGGTCGCTGTCCGCCGACCTCTGTGCGCTCTACCACGGCATGGGCCTCCCGATTCTGGAGGGGTACGGTCTCACCGAGACGAGTCCAGTCATCAGCGTGAACCCGCCCGAGCGCCCGCAGGTCGGCACCATCGGCCCGCCGCTCCCCGAAACCGAAATCGCGGTCGACTCGTCGGTCGCCAGCCCCGAACAGCGCGACCGCTACGACGGCCGCGTCGGCGAACTGATCGTGCGCGGCCCGCAGGTGTTCGACGGCTACTGGAACCTCCCCGAAGCCAGCGACGAGGCGTTCGTCGAGAAGGACGGAAGCGAGTGGTTCCGCACCGGCGACGTCGTCGAGGTGCGGGAGGACGACTACGTCCGCTTCCTCGAACGCGCGAAACAACTGCTCACGCTGTCGACGGGGAAGAACGTCGCCCCCGGCCCCATCGAGGACGCGTTCGCCGCCAGCCCGCTCGTCGAACAGTGCATGGTCGTCGGTGACGGCCACAAGTTCGTCTCCGCGCTCATCGTCCCGAACGTCGACGGCATCCGCAAGTGGGCCGACGCCGAAGGAATCGAATTGCCCGAGGAGAGGCAGGCGCTCTGTCGCGACGACCGCGTGAAAGAGCGCATCCAGCGCGAGGTCGACGACGTGAACGGGAACTTCGAGTCCTACGAGCAGATCAAGCAGTTCCGCCTCGTCGGCACGGAGTTCACCGAGGACAACGACATGCTCACGCCGACGATGAAGAAGAAACGCCGGAACATCCTCGACCGGTTCGCCGACGACATCGGCGACATCTACGCCGAGTAA
- a CDS encoding cation:proton antiporter domain-containing protein: MSSSIIPLVATIIALGVAAQVVADRLQVPSVLFLILAGIAVGPEVLGVVTLESFGGIGSLSGIVGLSVAIIVFEGAFHLKLSKLREAPGATLRLVTLGAGIALVGTAIAVRFLLGAAWDMSFLVGSLLVATGPTVITPILEVVPVRDRVEAALETEGVVNDVTAAILAIVVFEVVVNPDLSSTAIVNEFAARLGIGVLIGLVVAGVVWYLLRHVDLSRGNAPQNARLIVLAGALVAYGAADFLRGEAGIAAVATAGMILGNADLPYEEEIESFKGDVTLVVLSFVFIALAALLSFDTLLDLGVGGLAVAALVAIVIRPVAVFASTGSDRYETAERAFMSAVGPRGIIPASVATLFAAELRAVGMEDAANLLVGTVFLTILLTVVFEGGFARHIAEALDVIPMRVIIVGGGTVGRALAERLEDRGENVVIVEQDEQMVERTRNEGFSVHKGDGTDTDELSAAGAENARILVAATGDDDANLLVAQLAESKFEVETIIARANNPDNVDAFEDLGVRTVSSSLATAWGIDNIIERPALANWMTEIGRSGDVQEVEVTSDELVGYTIDELDADLPNGVIIALVGRDGENQVPDGDFTLQRGDHLTFLGRKDAVRDALDWCNPRSN, encoded by the coding sequence GTGAGTTCGTCGATAATCCCACTGGTCGCCACCATCATCGCACTCGGCGTCGCCGCACAGGTCGTCGCCGACAGACTCCAAGTGCCCAGCGTGCTGTTTCTCATCCTCGCTGGCATCGCCGTCGGCCCCGAGGTGCTCGGTGTCGTCACGCTCGAGTCCTTCGGCGGCATCGGGTCGCTGTCGGGCATCGTCGGGCTGTCGGTCGCCATCATCGTCTTCGAGGGCGCGTTCCACCTGAAACTCTCGAAGTTGCGGGAGGCACCCGGCGCGACGCTCCGCCTCGTCACGCTCGGCGCCGGCATCGCGCTCGTCGGGACCGCGATTGCGGTCCGCTTCCTGCTCGGCGCCGCGTGGGACATGTCGTTCCTCGTCGGGAGCCTCCTCGTCGCCACCGGCCCGACGGTCATCACGCCGATTCTCGAAGTCGTCCCGGTCAGAGACCGCGTCGAGGCCGCACTGGAGACCGAGGGCGTCGTCAACGACGTGACCGCGGCCATCCTCGCCATCGTCGTCTTCGAGGTGGTCGTCAACCCCGACCTCTCCAGTACCGCCATCGTCAACGAGTTCGCCGCACGCCTCGGCATCGGCGTTCTCATCGGACTGGTCGTCGCGGGCGTCGTCTGGTACCTCCTCCGACACGTCGACCTCTCCCGAGGGAACGCCCCCCAGAACGCCCGCCTCATCGTGCTCGCCGGGGCGCTCGTCGCGTACGGCGCGGCGGACTTCCTGCGCGGCGAAGCCGGCATCGCGGCCGTCGCGACCGCCGGCATGATTCTCGGGAATGCGGACCTCCCCTACGAGGAGGAGATAGAGTCGTTCAAGGGCGACGTGACGCTCGTCGTCCTCTCGTTCGTGTTCATCGCGCTCGCCGCGTTGCTCTCCTTCGACACCCTCCTCGACCTCGGCGTCGGCGGCCTCGCGGTCGCCGCGCTGGTCGCTATCGTCATCCGACCGGTCGCCGTGTTCGCCTCCACCGGCAGCGACCGCTACGAGACCGCCGAACGCGCGTTCATGAGCGCGGTCGGCCCCCGCGGCATCATCCCGGCGTCCGTCGCGACGCTGTTCGCCGCGGAACTCCGAGCCGTCGGCATGGAGGACGCCGCGAACCTCCTCGTCGGCACGGTCTTCCTCACGATTCTGCTGACGGTCGTCTTCGAGGGAGGGTTCGCCAGACACATCGCGGAAGCCTTAGACGTCATACCAATGCGTGTCATCATCGTCGGCGGCGGCACCGTCGGTCGAGCGCTCGCCGAGCGCCTCGAAGACCGCGGTGAGAACGTCGTCATCGTCGAGCAGGACGAACAGATGGTCGAACGAACCAGAAACGAGGGGTTCTCCGTCCACAAGGGCGACGGCACCGACACCGACGAACTGAGTGCCGCCGGCGCGGAGAACGCCCGCATCCTCGTCGCCGCCACCGGCGACGACGACGCGAACCTGCTGGTCGCCCAGCTCGCGGAATCGAAGTTCGAGGTCGAAACCATCATCGCTCGCGCGAACAACCCCGACAACGTCGACGCCTTCGAGGACCTCGGCGTGCGCACCGTCTCCTCGTCGCTCGCCACCGCGTGGGGCATCGACAACATCATCGAGCGCCCCGCGCTCGCCAACTGGATGACCGAAATCGGGCGCTCGGGCGACGTCCAGGAGGTCGAAGTGACCTCCGACGAGCTCGTCGGCTACACCATCGACGAACTCGACGCCGACCTCCCGAACGGCGTCATCATCGCGCTCGTCGGGCGCGACGGCGAGAACCAGGTGCCGGACGGCGACTTCACGCTCCAGCGCGGCGACCACTTGACGTTCCTCGGGCGGAAGGACGCGGTGCGGGACGCCCTCGACTGGTGTAATCCGCGCTCGAACTGA